A stretch of Allostreptomyces psammosilenae DNA encodes these proteins:
- a CDS encoding DUF485 domain-containing protein, with the protein MDQRAYYDRVAASPDFHRLRRTHRSFVFPMTIAFVLWYLLYVLLSNYAPGFMGTTVVGSINIAFVLGIAQFVSTFAIAWVYRSFAARRLDGDADRIRAEVEAHLAARPEEDAR; encoded by the coding sequence GTGGACCAGCGCGCGTACTACGACCGCGTCGCCGCCTCGCCCGACTTCCACCGGCTGCGCCGTACCCACCGTTCGTTCGTCTTCCCCATGACGATCGCGTTCGTCCTCTGGTACCTGCTCTACGTCCTGCTGTCCAACTACGCGCCCGGCTTCATGGGCACCACCGTGGTCGGCAGCATCAACATCGCCTTCGTGCTCGGCATCGCCCAGTTCGTCAGCACCTTCGCCATCGCCTGGGTGTACCGGTCGTTCGCGGCCCGGCGGCTGGACGGCGACGCGGACCGGATCCGCGCCGAGGTCGAGGCGCACCTCGCCGCACGACCCGAGGAGGACGCCCGATGA
- a CDS encoding solute symporter family protein, with product MSSVAPLHPAALPDAVVLLSAATTEDAGEHRGLIITLFAVFVAATLGITIWAARQTKDATDFYAGGRSFSGFQNGLAISGDYMSAASFLGIAGAIALFGYDGFLYSIGFLVAWLVALLLVAEPLRNSGRFTMADVLAFRMRQRPVRTAAGTSTIIVSIFYLLAQMVGAGTLVALLLGVEGEGAQRLVVVLVGALMVLYVAVGGMKGTTWVQIVKAVLLIAGTLLITILVLNRFGWNISRLLSEAADASGHGAAFLEPGLRYGATATTQLDFLSLGIALVLGTAGLPHILVRFYTVPTARAARTSVLWAIGIIGAFYLMTIALGFGAAALVGPETITESNAAGNTAAPLLAQEVGGGVGSTGGAVLLAVISAVAFATILAVVAGLTLASSASFAHDLWANVIRRGKAGEREEVLAAKLAAVAIGAVAIVLSIFAGRLNAAALVALAFAVAASANLPTLLYSLFWKRFNTRGAVFSIYGGLASSVLLVVFSPVVSGKETALIPGMDFAWFPLENPGIVSIPLGFLLGLVGTLLGRDDEAEAKYSEMEVRSLTGAGAH from the coding sequence ATGAGTTCCGTCGCCCCGCTCCACCCGGCCGCGCTGCCGGACGCCGTCGTCCTGCTCTCGGCCGCCACCACCGAGGACGCCGGCGAGCACCGCGGCCTGATCATCACCCTGTTCGCCGTCTTCGTGGCGGCCACCCTGGGCATCACCATCTGGGCCGCCCGGCAGACCAAGGACGCCACCGACTTCTACGCCGGCGGGCGCTCCTTCTCCGGCTTCCAGAACGGCCTGGCCATCTCGGGTGACTACATGTCCGCGGCGTCCTTCCTGGGCATCGCCGGCGCCATCGCCCTGTTCGGCTACGACGGCTTCCTGTACTCCATCGGCTTCCTGGTCGCCTGGCTGGTGGCCCTGCTGCTGGTCGCCGAACCGCTGCGCAACTCCGGCCGGTTCACCATGGCCGACGTGCTGGCCTTCCGGATGCGCCAGCGGCCGGTGCGCACCGCCGCCGGCACCTCCACCATCATCGTGTCGATCTTCTACCTGCTCGCGCAGATGGTCGGCGCGGGCACGCTGGTGGCGCTGCTGCTCGGCGTGGAGGGCGAGGGGGCGCAGCGTCTGGTCGTGGTGCTGGTCGGCGCCCTGATGGTGCTGTACGTCGCGGTGGGCGGCATGAAGGGCACCACCTGGGTGCAGATCGTCAAGGCGGTGCTGCTGATCGCCGGCACGCTGCTGATCACCATCCTGGTGCTGAACCGCTTCGGCTGGAACATCTCCCGGCTGCTCAGCGAGGCGGCCGACGCCAGCGGGCACGGCGCCGCGTTCCTGGAACCGGGGCTGCGCTACGGGGCCACCGCCACCACGCAGCTGGACTTCCTCAGCCTCGGCATCGCGCTGGTGCTGGGCACCGCCGGCCTGCCGCACATCCTGGTGCGCTTCTACACGGTGCCGACCGCCCGTGCCGCCCGCACCTCGGTGCTCTGGGCGATCGGCATCATCGGCGCCTTCTACCTGATGACGATCGCGCTGGGCTTCGGGGCCGCGGCCCTGGTCGGCCCGGAGACCATCACCGAGTCCAACGCGGCCGGCAACACCGCGGCCCCGCTGCTCGCCCAGGAGGTGGGCGGCGGCGTCGGATCCACCGGCGGCGCGGTCCTGCTCGCCGTCATCTCGGCGGTGGCCTTCGCCACCATCCTCGCCGTGGTCGCCGGGCTCACCCTGGCCTCGTCGGCCTCCTTCGCCCACGACCTGTGGGCCAACGTGATCCGCCGCGGCAAGGCGGGGGAGCGCGAGGAGGTGCTCGCCGCCAAGCTGGCCGCCGTGGCCATCGGGGCCGTGGCGATCGTGCTGTCCATCTTCGCCGGACGGCTGAACGCGGCGGCGCTGGTGGCCCTGGCCTTCGCGGTCGCCGCCTCGGCGAACCTGCCCACGCTGCTGTACAGCCTGTTCTGGAAGCGCTTCAACACCCGCGGGGCGGTGTTCAGCATCTACGGCGGTCTGGCCTCCTCGGTGCTGCTGGTGGTGTTCTCCCCGGTGGTCTCCGGCAAGGAGACCGCGCTGATCCCGGGGATGGACTTCGCCTGGTTCCCGCTGGAGAACCCGGGCATCGTCTCCATCCCGCTCGGCTTCCTGCTCGGCCTGGTCGGCACGCTGCTGGGCAGGGACGACGAGGCGGAGGCCAAGTACTCGGAGATGGAGGTGCGCTCGCTCACCGGCGCCGGGGCGCACTGA
- a CDS encoding DUF6286 domain-containing protein: MTRDEGRVGRAGAAAPAGTAGGTGAEGPPTRPLPRPCLDPADFGGLATPHPGPPAGPPAGAAPPPPYGAGTVDGGAGEPPSTPRPWAPPARREGEEYAHGVPYGDDLGHAPPLPIDDEPPGDGPFDGAPADHRPGETGETGQPGAARRPWSARRLPSALLASVLLAGSALLLYDLAAVRVGRPEAAWRRWLTEELAGRRMDDPAVLLAAALAVLLGLWLVVLALTPGMRRLLPVRPPGAGVRVLVERRGLEAVLGERVRRVPGVGTARVRARRRWVRAEAEACARRPAAVREDVTALVAEELVRLGPARPPRVRVAVRPGRGVAEGPPTVADRS; the protein is encoded by the coding sequence ATGACCCGCGACGAGGGCCGCGTGGGCCGTGCCGGGGCAGCCGCCCCTGCCGGAACCGCTGGTGGGACGGGCGCGGAGGGGCCACCGACCCGGCCGCTGCCCCGCCCCTGCCTGGATCCGGCGGATTTCGGCGGCCTGGCGACACCCCACCCCGGCCCGCCCGCCGGCCCGCCCGCCGGGGCGGCGCCCCCGCCCCCATACGGGGCCGGAACCGTCGACGGTGGCGCGGGCGAGCCGCCGTCCACCCCCCGCCCGTGGGCTCCGCCGGCCCGGCGGGAGGGGGAGGAGTACGCCCACGGGGTTCCCTACGGCGACGACCTCGGCCACGCCCCGCCGCTGCCGATCGACGACGAACCACCCGGCGATGGACCGTTCGACGGCGCCCCGGCCGACCACCGACCCGGCGAGACCGGCGAGACCGGCCAACCCGGAGCGGCCCGTCGGCCCTGGTCCGCCCGCCGCCTGCCGTCCGCGCTGCTCGCCTCGGTGCTGCTCGCCGGGTCCGCGCTGCTGCTCTACGACCTCGCGGCGGTGCGCGTCGGCCGCCCGGAGGCCGCCTGGCGTCGCTGGCTCACCGAGGAACTGGCCGGTCGACGGATGGACGACCCGGCGGTGCTGCTGGCCGCCGCCCTCGCCGTGCTGCTCGGCCTGTGGCTGGTGGTGCTGGCGCTCACCCCGGGGATGCGCCGGCTGCTGCCGGTCCGCCCGCCCGGGGCGGGGGTGCGCGTGCTGGTGGAGCGGCGGGGCCTGGAGGCGGTGCTGGGGGAGCGGGTGCGGCGGGTGCCGGGCGTCGGGACCGCGCGGGTGCGGGCGCGCCGGCGGTGGGTGCGGGCCGAGGCGGAGGCGTGTGCGCGCCGCCCCGCCGCCGTGCGGGAGGACGTCACCGCGCTGGTCGCCGAGGAGCTGGTGCGGCTGGGTCCGGCCCGGCCGCCGCGCGTCCGCGTCGCGGTCCGGCCGGGGCGCGGCGTGGCCGAAGGCCCGCCCACGGTGGCCGACCGGAGCTGA
- a CDS encoding DEDDh family exonuclease, which produces MDEVPEVWPAHYPDGYAVVDVETTGLARTDRIVSVGVYRVDARGRMLDEWYTLVNPERDPGPVWIHGLTSRVLADAPRFPEIADELARRLEGRVLVAHNAQFDWGMISREFARAGSEAPVRRRLCTMALSRALGLPVASSRLDSLAAYWGVEQRQAHNALDDARVLAETFRPSLRLAARRALPLPLLTCLPAPVPSAEEYRASSAAAALGGDRGAARRATGWRRPHRPRPACPWRNPGRLPEGGPLVQGMRVAFTGDTRTDRDALEQRAEAAGLHIATSVSSRTSLLVTNDPGSFTTKARRARELGTPVLDEETFVRLLDSVRPGVPDTSAPRRLPRPAGPPAAETTPAE; this is translated from the coding sequence GTGGACGAGGTCCCGGAGGTCTGGCCGGCGCACTACCCCGACGGCTACGCGGTCGTGGACGTGGAGACCACCGGGCTGGCGCGCACCGACCGCATCGTGTCCGTCGGCGTCTACCGCGTGGACGCCCGGGGCCGGATGCTCGACGAGTGGTACACCCTGGTCAACCCCGAGCGCGACCCCGGACCGGTGTGGATCCACGGCCTGACCAGCCGTGTGCTCGCCGACGCGCCGCGCTTCCCGGAGATCGCCGACGAACTCGCCCGCCGCCTGGAGGGCCGGGTCCTGGTCGCCCACAACGCCCAGTTCGACTGGGGCATGATCAGCCGCGAGTTCGCCCGGGCCGGCTCCGAGGCCCCGGTACGCCGCCGGCTGTGCACCATGGCGCTCTCCCGCGCCCTCGGCCTGCCCGTGGCCAGCAGCCGGCTGGACTCGCTGGCCGCCTACTGGGGCGTGGAGCAGCGCCAGGCGCACAACGCGCTGGACGACGCCCGGGTGCTCGCCGAGACCTTCCGCCCCAGCCTGCGGCTGGCCGCCCGCCGCGCCCTGCCGCTGCCGCTGCTGACCTGCCTGCCCGCCCCCGTCCCCTCGGCCGAGGAGTACCGGGCCTCCTCCGCGGCCGCCGCCCTGGGCGGCGACCGGGGCGCCGCCCGCCGCGCCACCGGCTGGCGCCGCCCGCACCGCCCCCGCCCGGCCTGCCCGTGGCGCAACCCGGGGCGGCTGCCCGAGGGAGGTCCGCTGGTGCAGGGCATGCGGGTGGCCTTCACCGGCGACACCCGCACCGACCGGGACGCCCTCGAACAGCGCGCCGAGGCCGCCGGACTGCACATCGCCACCTCGGTCAGCAGCCGCACCAGTCTGCTGGTCACCAACGACCCGGGCAGCTTCACCACCAAGGCCCGACGCGCCCGCGAACTCGGCACCCCGGTGCTCGACGAGGAGACCTTCGTCCGACTGCTGGACTCCGTCCGCCCCGGCGTCCCGGACACCTCCGCGCCGCGCCGCCTCCCCCGCCCGGCCGGCCCGCCGGCGGCGGAGACCACGCCGGCGGAATAG
- a CDS encoding alkaline shock response membrane anchor protein AmaP → MRNVVNRVVLALIGLLLVAGGGAALLAAVDPAGRWGVRPPSWLPWRGPDAVPFPRETRAHLEAAGWWWPVIFTALGAGVLLALWWLVAQLKRRRPARISVPGAGPGEDGVQLRGRALAHAVADEAELLPGVWRARAALFGTPARPRVRVLLTLRPEADPVRVLAALADGPLRHARESVGLAELPADVRLRVAEPSSTRVDAG, encoded by the coding sequence GTGCGGAACGTCGTGAACCGGGTGGTGCTGGCGCTGATCGGCCTGCTTCTCGTGGCGGGCGGCGGCGCCGCCCTGCTGGCCGCCGTCGATCCCGCCGGCCGCTGGGGCGTGCGCCCGCCCTCCTGGCTGCCGTGGCGGGGCCCGGACGCCGTGCCGTTCCCCCGGGAGACGCGGGCCCACCTGGAGGCGGCGGGCTGGTGGTGGCCGGTGATCTTCACGGCGCTCGGCGCCGGCGTCCTGCTGGCCCTGTGGTGGCTGGTCGCCCAGCTGAAACGGCGCCGCCCGGCCCGGATCAGCGTGCCGGGCGCGGGGCCGGGCGAGGACGGCGTCCAACTGCGCGGGCGGGCGCTGGCCCACGCGGTCGCCGACGAGGCGGAGCTGCTGCCGGGGGTGTGGCGGGCGCGGGCCGCGCTCTTCGGCACCCCGGCCCGGCCACGGGTGCGGGTGCTGCTGACCCTGCGGCCGGAGGCGGATCCGGTCCGGGTCCTGGCGGCGCTGGCCGACGGGCCGTTGCGCCACGCCCGGGAGTCGGTGGGACTGGCCGAACTGCCGGCGGACGTGCGCCTGCGGGTGGCCGAGCCGTCCTCGACGCGGGTGGACGCCGGCTAG
- a CDS encoding SDR family oxidoreductase: MDLGLKDRVYIVTGGTRGLGFATARALVADGARVVVSGRTEEAAQKAATELGGGPTAIGVAADNADSGSAERLVATAVGRFERLDGVLISVGGPPAGALTAVEDDQWRDAFESVFLGAVRLARSAAEVLGEGGVIGFVLSGSARQPIPGLAISNGLRPGLAMAAKTLADELGPRGIRVIGLLPGRIDTDRVRELDATTGDATAAREQNSAGIPLRRYGAPEEFGRVAAFLLSPAASYVTGTMIPIDGGLLRSP, from the coding sequence ATGGATCTGGGACTGAAGGATCGGGTGTACATCGTCACCGGCGGAACCCGCGGGCTCGGTTTCGCCACCGCGCGCGCACTGGTCGCCGACGGTGCCCGGGTGGTGGTCAGCGGCCGCACCGAGGAGGCCGCGCAGAAGGCCGCGACCGAACTGGGCGGCGGCCCGACGGCCATCGGCGTCGCCGCCGACAACGCCGACAGCGGCAGCGCCGAACGCCTGGTCGCCACCGCCGTGGGCCGCTTCGAACGCCTGGACGGCGTGCTGATCAGCGTCGGCGGCCCACCCGCGGGCGCCCTCACCGCCGTCGAGGACGACCAGTGGCGGGACGCCTTCGAATCCGTCTTCCTGGGCGCCGTCCGGCTGGCCCGCTCGGCCGCCGAGGTGCTCGGCGAGGGCGGCGTCATCGGCTTCGTGCTCTCCGGATCGGCGCGCCAACCGATCCCCGGGCTGGCCATCTCCAACGGCCTCCGCCCCGGACTGGCCATGGCCGCCAAGACCCTCGCCGACGAGCTCGGCCCGCGCGGCATCCGGGTGATCGGCCTGCTGCCCGGACGCATCGACACCGACCGGGTGCGTGAACTCGACGCCACCACCGGCGACGCCACGGCGGCCCGGGAACAGAACTCCGCCGGGATCCCGCTGCGCCGCTACGGCGCGCCGGAGGAGTTCGGGCGGGTCGCCGCCTTCCTGCTCTCCCCCGCCGCCTCCTACGTGACCGGCACCATGATCCCGATCGACGGCGGGCTGCTGCGCAGCCCCTGA
- a CDS encoding SURF1 family cytochrome oxidase biogenesis protein, translating to MYRFLLSRRWLVFHLVAVLLIPSFIQLGIWQYHRHEQRVARNELLSANLEATPLPVAELAGDGEVADGERWRSVTATGRYDREHEVVARHRTDADGDVGFYVITPLVLSDGSAVLVNRGWVDSPADPTAHPEVPAAPEGEVTVTGRLRQSETQANSGIRDRSGLPERQVMRINSDELGADLPYPLLTGYVEAVSTDPEPAESPAPVEEPDHTGIGSHFAYAIQWWMFAAGVPIGWFVLIRREARERAGGGRNADGGPARAPGPPAPTGPSPRSSAGDSPRPTAPAEGPAGEPPRPAALSAPRGDAG from the coding sequence GTGTACCGTTTCCTGCTCTCCCGGCGCTGGCTGGTCTTCCACCTGGTGGCCGTGCTGCTGATCCCCTCCTTCATCCAGCTGGGGATCTGGCAGTACCACCGCCACGAGCAGCGCGTCGCCCGAAACGAGCTGCTCTCCGCGAACCTGGAGGCCACCCCGCTGCCGGTCGCGGAGCTGGCCGGCGACGGCGAGGTCGCGGACGGGGAACGCTGGCGGTCGGTGACGGCCACCGGCCGGTACGACCGCGAGCACGAGGTGGTGGCCCGGCACCGCACCGACGCGGACGGCGACGTCGGCTTCTACGTGATCACCCCGCTGGTCCTCTCCGACGGCAGCGCGGTGCTGGTCAACCGCGGCTGGGTGGACAGCCCCGCCGACCCCACCGCGCACCCCGAGGTGCCGGCCGCGCCGGAGGGCGAGGTCACCGTCACCGGCCGGCTGCGGCAGTCCGAGACCCAGGCCAACAGCGGCATCCGGGACCGCAGCGGCCTGCCCGAGCGGCAGGTGATGCGGATCAACAGCGACGAGCTGGGCGCCGACCTGCCCTACCCGCTGCTCACCGGCTACGTCGAGGCCGTCAGCACCGACCCGGAGCCGGCCGAGAGCCCGGCGCCCGTCGAGGAACCCGACCACACCGGCATCGGCTCCCACTTCGCCTACGCCATCCAGTGGTGGATGTTCGCGGCCGGCGTGCCGATCGGCTGGTTCGTCCTGATCCGCCGGGAGGCCCGGGAACGCGCCGGCGGCGGACGGAACGCCGACGGCGGCCCCGCCCGCGCCCCTGGACCGCCCGCTCCCACCGGCCCGTCCCCGCGCTCCTCCGCCGGCGACTCCCCCCGGCCCACTGCTCCCGCCGAGGGACCCGCCGGCGAACCGCCGCGCCCCGCTGCCCTGTCCGCGCCGCGGGGGGATGCAGGATAG